In Oryza brachyantha chromosome 2, ObraRS2, whole genome shotgun sequence, a single window of DNA contains:
- the LOC121053549 gene encoding BOI-related E3 ubiquitin-protein ligase 1-like has product MMSVQAQYVAASSFPHDTTHAAIRPALENSAFLDEPPSAAVGGSGVANNTVVVFSDDPRSELTCSQRRGNNSNYNFDDCGGCCLVPRKRARLGGDEEEGLLGVMDGGGHRALLPPPAPVTQAAFGDVRKGSSSIGRVVGSGAASTSGRPVCGGGNATLSHGLLSHLYRQSVEVDALVRFENERLRAGLEEARRRHLRAVVSAVERAAARRLHATEAELERAVGRNAELDEKLRQMGAEAQAWLGIAKSHEAAAAGLRATLDQLLQSPRAAAAEGEGDAEDAQSCCFVQPAGGGAAEVSGGGNGRRACRACGEADACVLLLPCRHLCLCRCCEAAADACPVCAATKNASLHVLLP; this is encoded by the exons ATGATGTCCGTGCAGGCACAGtacgtcgccgcctcctccttcccccatGACACTACCCACGCCGCCATCAG GCCGGCTCTGGAGAACTCGGCGTTCCTTGACgagccgccgtcggcggcggtgggcggcagcggcgtcgCCAACAACACGGTGGTGGTTTTCAGCGACGACCCGCGCAGCGAGCTCACCTGCAGCCAGCGCCGCGGTAACAACAGCAACTACAATTTCGACGATTGCGGCGGGTGCTGCCTCGTGCCGCGGAAGCGCGCGCGGTTgggtggcgacgaggaggagggttTGCTCGGTGTcatggacggcggcgggcaccgtgcgctgctgccgccgccggcgccggtgacgCAGGCGGCGTTCGGGGACGTGCGGAAGGGAAGCAGCAGCATCGGCAGGGTCGTCGGCTCAGGCGCGGCGTCCACCAGCGGGCGCCCcgtctgcggcggcggcaacgcgACACTCTCACACGGCCTCCTGTCGCATCTGTACCGCCAGAGCGTCGAGGTCGACGCGCTCGTCCGCTTCGAG AATGAGAGGCTGCGGGCGGGGCTGGAGGAGGCGCGGCGACGCCACCTGCGGGCGGTGGTGTCGGCGGTagagcgcgccgccgcgcggcgcctTCACGCCACGGAGGCCGAGCTGGAGCGCGCGGTGGGGCGGAACGCGGAGCTGGACGAGAAGCTCCGCCAGATGGGCGCGGAGGCGCAGGCGTGGCTGGGCATCGCCAAGAGCcacgaggccgccgccgcggggctcCGCGCCACGCTCGACCAGCTCCTGCAatccccccgcgccgccgccgccgagggggAGGGCGACGCCGAGGACGCGCAGTCGTGCTGCTTCGTGCAGCCGGCCGGTGGAGGAGCAGCCGAGGTGTCCGGCGGCGGGAACGGGAGGAGGGCGTGCAGGGCCTGCGGCGAGGCGGACGCgtgcgtgctgctgctgccgtgcCGGCACCTCTGCCTGTGCCGATGCTGcgaggcggccgccgacgcctGCCCCGTCTGCGCGGCCACCAAGAACGCCTCCCTCCATGTCCTCCTCCCCTGA